In Acidobacteriota bacterium, one DNA window encodes the following:
- a CDS encoding 2-dehydro-3-deoxyphosphogluconate aldolase — MESQRFVELLSRERATAILRWGDQGQAAEAMEAAYRGGFRILEFTLTTPGVYELIRDFSQRPGAVVGAGTVLDPEQARRAVDAGARFVVSPVVDETVIGCAAELGVAALPGAHTPTEMLQAHHFGAPLIKLFPCPAGGPVWLRSVLGPLPFLKVVPTNGVDEHDFARWLDAGAWAAGFVASLFDAGDMAAGRWSAIEARAERILAARPAPPPA, encoded by the coding sequence ATGGAGAGCCAACGGTTCGTCGAGTTGCTGAGCCGCGAGCGGGCCACCGCGATTCTGCGTTGGGGTGACCAAGGGCAAGCCGCCGAGGCCATGGAAGCGGCCTATCGCGGCGGTTTTCGGATTCTGGAGTTCACCCTCACGACCCCCGGCGTCTACGAGCTGATCCGCGATTTTTCGCAGCGCCCCGGCGCGGTGGTCGGAGCCGGCACCGTGCTCGATCCGGAGCAAGCCCGTCGCGCCGTCGACGCCGGCGCCCGCTTCGTGGTCTCGCCGGTGGTCGATGAGACGGTCATCGGCTGCGCCGCCGAGCTGGGAGTCGCCGCCTTGCCGGGAGCCCATACGCCGACGGAGATGCTCCAGGCTCATCACTTCGGCGCTCCGCTGATCAAGCTCTTTCCCTGTCCCGCCGGCGGTCCAGTGTGGCTGCGCTCGGTGCTCGGTCCGCTGCCCTTCCTCAAGGTGGTTCCGACCAATGGCGTCGACGAGCACGATTTCGCCCGCTGGCTCGACGCCGGCGCCTGGGCGGCCGGTTTCGTCGCCTCGCTGTTCGACGCTGGCGACATGGCCGCTGGGCGCTGGTCGGCGATCGAAGCGCGGGCTGAACGAATTCTCGCCGCCCGGCCAGCGCCGCCGCCGGCCTGA
- a CDS encoding LamG-like jellyroll fold domain-containing protein, whose amino-acid sequence MPAASQGSDYALRFFGTGVGPPGQQDRLLLPIDDNLPGAASEPTDVGGGSFTLELWLRGRLADNPTGNAGGDIELFDYSWIEGNIILDRDVWCGTANAFGVSLAGGLVRFGADSGDTGCCNDTIEGSVNVLDDAWHHVAVVRDASVGDLAIYVDGVEDFRGSAGLSTVDLSYPDGGVPVTGDCNTGQRTPYGWYLVVAAEKHDAGSAYPSFAGWVDELRIWDVARPGVAIAADRFAVLPAATPGLVGSYRFEEGSGTVVRDSSGRGSADGELVAGTAGNGEWVSGPGETAPLVAPLFADGFESGNLSAWSAVVP is encoded by the coding sequence GTGCCGGCGGCGTCTCAGGGGTCCGACTATGCCCTGCGCTTTTTCGGCACCGGCGTCGGGCCTCCGGGACAGCAGGACCGGCTGCTGCTGCCGATCGACGACAACCTGCCCGGGGCCGCCAGTGAGCCGACCGACGTCGGTGGTGGCAGCTTCACTCTCGAGCTGTGGCTGCGCGGTCGCCTGGCGGACAATCCCACCGGTAATGCCGGCGGCGATATTGAGCTCTTCGACTATTCCTGGATCGAGGGCAACATCATCCTCGACCGCGATGTCTGGTGCGGCACCGCCAACGCCTTCGGCGTCAGCCTGGCCGGTGGCCTGGTGCGCTTCGGCGCCGACTCCGGCGACACCGGCTGCTGCAACGACACCATCGAGGGCAGCGTCAACGTGCTCGACGACGCCTGGCATCACGTCGCCGTGGTGCGCGATGCATCGGTCGGTGATCTCGCCATCTATGTCGACGGCGTCGAGGACTTTCGCGGCTCGGCGGGTCTGTCGACGGTCGACCTCTCCTATCCCGATGGCGGAGTGCCGGTGACCGGCGATTGCAACACCGGTCAGCGCACGCCCTACGGTTGGTACCTGGTGGTGGCGGCGGAGAAGCACGACGCCGGCTCCGCCTACCCCTCCTTTGCCGGTTGGGTGGATGAGCTGCGCATTTGGGACGTGGCCCGCCCCGGAGTGGCGATCGCGGCGGACCGCTTCGCGGTGCTGCCGGCCGCAACACCCGGTCTGGTCGGGTCCTATCGCTTCGAAGAGGGCAGCGGCACCGTCGTCAGGGACAGCAGCGGCCGGGGCTCGGCCGATGGCGAGCTGGTCGCCGGGACTGCCGGCAACGGCGAGTGGGTGAGCGGTCCCGGGGAGACGGCGCCGCTGGTGGCACCGTTGTTCGCCGACGGCTTCGAGTCGGGCAATCTCTCCGCCTGGTCGGCGGTGGTGCCCTGA
- a CDS encoding FAD binding domain-containing protein, with amino-acid sequence MLRLPKFQLRRAASVSEAVAMLAAEGACEGRARPVAGGTDLWPNMKRRHQRADVVISLAGIADLTGIRSNGDLTIGANTTLSTIETDTEVRHRFPALARAVASISSPPLRNMGTLGGNLCVDTRCTYYNQTEEWRRSIDYCMKEAGSTCWVAPSSPRCWAHSASDSAPMLAALGAQLTVVGPQGERQVAVEGLFRDDGMEYLAKTPEELVTAIRIPRESARWRSAFWKLRRRGSIDFAVLSVGAALDVEDDGTIRDARIFLGAVASLPVAAEASVEALRGEPATAEVLAAAAALARRNATPMDNTDFQAQWRGAVVQKYVEAALRECVGLPTERQTPKHRLV; translated from the coding sequence ATGCTTCGACTGCCCAAGTTTCAGCTCCGCCGCGCCGCCAGCGTTTCCGAGGCGGTGGCCATGCTGGCGGCCGAAGGCGCCTGCGAAGGGCGCGCCCGGCCGGTGGCCGGAGGCACGGATCTGTGGCCCAACATGAAGCGCCGCCATCAGCGGGCCGATGTGGTGATTTCCCTCGCCGGCATCGCGGACCTCACCGGAATCCGCTCGAACGGCGACCTCACGATCGGCGCCAACACCACGCTCTCGACGATTGAGACCGACACCGAAGTGCGTCACCGCTTCCCGGCTCTGGCCCGGGCGGTGGCCTCGATCTCGTCCCCGCCGCTACGCAATATGGGAACGCTGGGGGGCAATCTCTGCGTCGACACGCGCTGCACCTACTACAACCAAACGGAGGAGTGGCGCCGCTCCATCGACTACTGCATGAAGGAGGCCGGCAGCACCTGCTGGGTGGCGCCGAGCTCGCCGCGCTGCTGGGCTCACAGCGCCTCCGACTCGGCCCCCATGCTCGCCGCCCTCGGCGCTCAGTTGACGGTCGTCGGACCGCAGGGCGAACGCCAGGTGGCGGTCGAAGGCCTATTCCGGGACGACGGGATGGAATACCTCGCCAAGACCCCGGAGGAGCTGGTGACGGCCATACGGATACCGCGGGAATCCGCGCGCTGGCGGTCGGCCTTCTGGAAGCTTCGCCGACGGGGTTCGATCGACTTCGCGGTGCTCTCCGTCGGTGCCGCGCTCGATGTCGAAGACGATGGCACCATCCGCGATGCCCGCATCTTCCTCGGCGCCGTCGCTTCCTTGCCGGTCGCGGCCGAGGCCAGCGTCGAGGCGCTGCGCGGCGAGCCGGCAACGGCCGAGGTACTCGCCGCCGCGGCGGCCCTGGCGCGGCGCAACGCGACTCCGATGGACAACACCGACTTCCAGGCCCAATGGCGCGGCGCGGTGGTCCAGAAGTATGTCGAGGCGGCGCTGCGCGAATGCGTCGGCCTGCCCACCGAGCGACAAACGCCGAAGCATCGTCTGGTCTGA
- the recO gene encoding DNA repair protein RecO, translating into MAFERDEALLLEVIDLQDSDRIVAFLSRQHGQKRGVAKGARRPHSRFAGQLQPLAKARIDWREKEGRDLVRISDVDVLRPVDLSGDLEGLLVGSYLADHLLEFVQENEPGDLWFRLLDSTVEALLDGVDRDLAARYFETWVLRLSGIFPEPRECPQCGRGLASEGVVLPPDGDSFVCRRCSDRGLRIAPEVLEFVIRSGRRALGALAKEPPSRDTLRLVEQICAQIRRQFLQRELRSYEVIQQTLGAGRAFGRFDGAR; encoded by the coding sequence ATGGCCTTCGAGCGCGACGAGGCGCTGCTCCTCGAGGTGATCGATCTCCAGGACAGTGACCGCATCGTCGCCTTCTTGAGTCGCCAGCACGGCCAGAAACGGGGGGTCGCGAAAGGGGCGCGGCGGCCCCACAGCCGCTTCGCCGGCCAACTGCAACCGCTGGCCAAGGCACGGATCGACTGGCGCGAGAAGGAGGGCCGAGACCTGGTGCGTATCTCGGATGTCGACGTGCTGCGGCCGGTCGACCTTTCGGGTGACCTCGAAGGCTTGCTGGTGGGCAGCTACCTCGCCGATCACCTGCTCGAGTTCGTGCAGGAGAACGAGCCTGGAGACCTCTGGTTTCGGCTTCTGGACAGCACCGTCGAAGCCCTGCTCGATGGGGTGGACCGGGATCTCGCGGCGCGATACTTTGAGACCTGGGTCTTGCGCCTCTCGGGAATCTTTCCGGAGCCTCGAGAGTGCCCGCAGTGTGGTCGAGGATTGGCCAGCGAAGGCGTGGTCCTGCCGCCCGACGGCGACAGCTTCGTCTGTCGACGGTGTAGCGATCGCGGCCTACGCATTGCGCCGGAAGTGTTGGAATTCGTGATCCGATCGGGCCGTCGGGCGCTCGGCGCACTGGCCAAAGAACCGCCATCGCGGGACACTCTGCGACTCGTCGAGCAAATCTGTGCTCAAATTCGCCGACAGTTCCTGCAGCGCGAGCTGCGCAGCTACGAGGTGATTCAGCAGACCTTGGGCGCGGGGCGCGCCTTCGGGCGCTTCGATGGCGCTCGCTGA
- a CDS encoding alpha/beta fold hydrolase: MLLQGGCISHYIIHPRQLPQDLEAWQEEREVAGLIMRFEWVLPAGEGPLPTVIVHPEANHFADEMRGILYSLAQRGYAAVAADYRRANGETLFTWKRPEDARAVYEIVRQHPRVDGDRLGWMGYSQGGIYSLLIAARTPAAAVVAYYPVTDFETWLEDAEGRGLRRLVFRAIRRYFRKKSGAESEEEYRRLLRQASPYHQAESITAPVLLIHGARDRSARLSESRRLAERLRELDREVRLVVLDDAGHVFNFRNQDKAARAWQEATAWLDRHLRGEAP, encoded by the coding sequence ATGCTTCTCCAAGGCGGTTGCATCAGCCACTACATCATTCATCCGCGGCAACTGCCGCAAGATCTCGAAGCCTGGCAGGAAGAGCGCGAGGTGGCGGGCCTGATCATGCGCTTCGAGTGGGTCCTGCCGGCGGGCGAGGGCCCCTTGCCGACGGTGATCGTCCATCCCGAGGCCAACCACTTCGCCGACGAGATGCGCGGCATTCTCTACAGTCTGGCGCAGCGCGGCTACGCCGCCGTGGCGGCCGACTACCGTCGCGCCAACGGCGAAACGCTGTTTACCTGGAAGCGTCCGGAGGACGCGCGGGCGGTCTACGAGATCGTTCGTCAGCATCCGCGGGTGGATGGCGACCGATTGGGCTGGATGGGCTACTCCCAGGGCGGCATCTACAGCCTACTGATCGCCGCCCGTACCCCGGCAGCGGCGGTCGTGGCCTACTATCCGGTGACGGATTTCGAGACCTGGCTCGAAGACGCCGAAGGCCGTGGCCTGCGGCGCTTGGTGTTTCGCGCCATTCGTCGCTACTTCCGCAAGAAGAGCGGCGCCGAGTCGGAAGAGGAGTATCGCCGGCTGTTACGTCAGGCTTCGCCCTACCACCAGGCCGAGTCGATCACCGCGCCGGTGCTCCTGATCCACGGCGCCCGCGACCGCTCGGCGCGACTCTCCGAGTCCCGGCGTCTGGCGGAGCGCCTACGGGAGCTCGATCGCGAGGTTCGGCTGGTGGTGCTCGACGATGCCGGTCACGTGTTCAATTTTCGCAACCAGGACAAAGCGGCGCGGGCCTGGCAGGAGGCGACCGCCTGGCTCGATCGCCACCTGCGGGGCGAGGCCCCCTGA
- the mgtE gene encoding magnesium transporter, whose translation MDAIDVRRNQVLTDTLRRFVRRGARSSISKLLAKVRPEDLGGLLRGLTPGERLAVFRIAVADFPDSTGSVLTEMEPHLRTELLERLEPGEVAGVLELLAVDDAVSVVESLPSEVKDRVLAIVDLKGVTEVQSQLTYEDDSAGRIMTREFFSLPESTLVREAIATIQDQGEEIEMIFYLYVVDLEGLLVGVTSLRQILLSPPDKSLRDIAQRDMIKVDTTTDQEEVAQLAARYDLLAIPVVDEHNKLLGIVTVDDIVDIVKEEATEDFFKMVGTNEDELLYQERAWRLAGIRLPWLLINLVGLLLTGILFEHFQVRFQEALFLLTFVPVIMGMGGNIGTQTSTITVRGLATGQLRFGDRRIGAFLWSQVRVGALLGLATAALVAIAAAALESGNVYYAIVVSVSLFMAILVASFNGAIIPVLFEKFGIDPAVAAGPLVTTSNDITGILIYFGFAGLLIEFLIR comes from the coding sequence ATGGACGCGATCGACGTGCGCCGGAACCAGGTGCTGACGGACACTTTGCGCCGCTTTGTGCGGCGAGGGGCTCGCTCGAGTATCAGCAAGCTCCTCGCCAAGGTGCGTCCGGAGGACCTCGGCGGACTGCTGCGGGGGCTGACGCCGGGCGAGCGCCTGGCCGTTTTCCGGATCGCGGTGGCGGATTTTCCGGACAGTACCGGCTCGGTCTTGACCGAGATGGAGCCGCACCTGCGGACCGAGCTCCTCGAGCGCCTCGAGCCCGGCGAAGTGGCCGGCGTGCTCGAGCTCCTGGCGGTCGACGATGCGGTCTCGGTGGTCGAGTCGCTGCCCTCGGAGGTCAAAGACCGGGTGCTGGCGATCGTCGATCTCAAGGGCGTCACCGAGGTGCAGTCGCAGCTCACCTACGAGGACGATTCGGCCGGCCGCATCATGACCCGGGAGTTCTTCTCCCTGCCGGAGTCGACGCTGGTGCGCGAGGCGATCGCCACCATCCAAGACCAGGGGGAGGAGATCGAGATGATCTTCTACCTCTACGTGGTCGATCTCGAAGGCCTGTTGGTCGGGGTGACGTCGCTGCGCCAGATCCTGCTGTCGCCGCCGGACAAAAGCCTGCGGGACATCGCCCAGCGCGACATGATCAAGGTCGACACCACGACCGACCAGGAAGAGGTGGCGCAGCTGGCGGCGCGTTACGACCTGCTGGCGATTCCGGTGGTCGACGAGCACAACAAGCTGCTCGGCATCGTCACCGTCGACGACATCGTCGACATCGTCAAGGAAGAGGCGACGGAAGACTTCTTCAAGATGGTCGGCACCAACGAGGACGAGCTCCTCTACCAGGAGCGCGCCTGGCGCCTGGCCGGCATCCGCCTGCCTTGGCTGCTGATCAACCTGGTCGGGCTGCTGCTCACCGGAATTCTCTTCGAGCATTTCCAGGTGCGCTTCCAGGAGGCTCTGTTCCTGCTCACTTTCGTGCCCGTGATCATGGGCATGGGCGGCAACATCGGCACCCAGACCTCGACCATCACGGTGCGCGGCCTGGCGACCGGCCAGCTACGCTTCGGGGATCGCCGCATCGGCGCCTTTCTGTGGAGCCAGGTTCGCGTCGGTGCGCTCCTCGGCTTGGCGACGGCGGCGCTGGTGGCGATCGCCGCCGCGGCGCTCGAAAGCGGCAATGTCTACTATGCGATCGTGGTCAGCGTGTCGCTGTTCATGGCGATTCTAGTGGCCTCCTTCAACGGCGCCATCATCCCGGTGCTGTTCGAGAAGTTCGGCATCGACCCGGCGGTGGCCGCCGGCCCCTTGGTCACCACCAGCAACGACATCACCGGCATCTTGATCTACTTCGGCTTTGCCGGCCTGCTGATCGAGTTCCTCATCCGCTGA
- a CDS encoding PilZ domain-containing protein, which translates to MKSSQDRRGSRRFEVAGVRGRMEAKVAARVLNLSLTGMSIETDEPLVVGKPCQVELHHEDLTFEAVGTVVWSRPRELPVEPPPPEVPPRSRGPFHAETTTVYEAGVRFDSETAALETLLGSSAVILFEEDGLAAELSSERHQRDCRLVELGPERLVVVAAEGPAAERVLLTLEVDGDSVRLPGRVQGQREIASPSGGSATRVEIALEEIEPAARLALQKLIDDQLYEDEP; encoded by the coding sequence ATGAAGAGCTCGCAAGACCGCCGCGGTAGTCGTCGCTTCGAGGTCGCGGGAGTCCGCGGCCGGATGGAGGCGAAGGTGGCGGCGCGGGTGCTCAATCTCAGCCTCACCGGCATGTCGATCGAGACCGACGAGCCGCTGGTGGTGGGCAAGCCCTGTCAAGTCGAGCTGCACCACGAAGATCTCACCTTCGAGGCCGTCGGTACGGTGGTGTGGAGTCGCCCCCGGGAGCTGCCCGTCGAACCGCCACCCCCCGAGGTGCCGCCACGGAGCCGCGGCCCGTTCCACGCCGAGACCACCACCGTTTACGAAGCCGGCGTGCGATTCGACTCCGAGACCGCGGCCTTGGAAACGCTGCTCGGATCCTCGGCGGTGATCCTGTTCGAAGAGGATGGCCTCGCCGCCGAGCTGTCGTCGGAACGCCATCAGCGCGACTGCCGGTTGGTCGAGCTCGGCCCCGAGCGGCTGGTGGTGGTGGCCGCCGAAGGGCCTGCCGCCGAGCGCGTCCTGCTCACCCTCGAGGTCGATGGCGATTCTGTGCGATTGCCCGGGCGAGTTCAGGGCCAGCGCGAGATCGCGAGCCCGTCCGGCGGCTCCGCCACGCGAGTCGAGATCGCCCTCGAAGAGATCGAGCCGGCGGCGCGCCTCGCCCTGCAAAAGTTGATCGACGACCAGCTCTACGAGGACGAGCCCTGA